A DNA window from Jaculus jaculus isolate mJacJac1 chromosome 1, mJacJac1.mat.Y.cur, whole genome shotgun sequence contains the following coding sequences:
- the Igsf9 gene encoding protein turtle homolog A isoform X4, with translation MARGSPQPHVTWKLRGQDLGQGQGQGQVQVQNGTLRIQRVERGSSGVYTCQASSTEGSATHTTQLLVLGPPIIVVPPKNSTVNASQGISLACQAEAYPANLTYSWFQDGINVFHISRLQSRVRILVDGSLRLQATQPDDAGRYTCVPSNGLQHPPSASAYLTVLYPAQVTAMPPETPLPIGMQGIIRCPVRASPPVLFVRWTKDGQALQLDKFPGWSQGPEGSLIIALGNEDALGEYSCTPYNSLGTAGPSSLTRVLLKRWKRGCERGPSQCRYGLQAPPAFIDRPKEEYFQEVGRELLIPCSAQGDPPPTVSWAKVGRGLRGQAHVDSNSSLILRPLTKEAHGRWECSASNIVARVVISTNVYVLGTSPHVVTNVSVVPLPKGANVSWEPGFDGGYLQRFSVWYTPLAKRPDRAHHDWVSLAVPMGATHLLVPGLQPYVQYQFSVLAQNKLGSGPFSEIVLSMPEGLPTTPAMPRLPSTENPSPLSPPRGLVAVRTPRGVFLHWEPPELVPKKLDGYILEGRQGSEAWEVLDPAVAGTEMQLLVPGLIKDVLYEFRLLAFAGNCVSDPSNAANVSTSGLEVYPSRTQLPGLLPQPVLAGVVGGVCFLGVAVLVSILAACLMNRRRAARRRRKRLRQDPPLIFSSPRKTAPHSAPGSSSPDSVTKLKLQDSPVPSLRQSLLCGEPVRPPSPHPDLPPGRGPLPLEPICRGPDGRFVMGPTVAAPPERSGPEQAEPRISGKRLAQSFDCSSSSPTGAPQPLRIADVSPVGPPPAAPPSPLQGPAPLLQYLSLPFFREMNVDGDWPPLEERSPASPPDYMDTRPYPMSSFLRPPDSSSASLKAALPGAVMGVGTTSEPPYTALADWTLKERLLPGLLPAAPRGSLTSQSSGRGSASFLRPPSTAPSAGGSYLSPAPGDTSSWASGPERWPRREHVLTVSKRRNTSVDENYEWDSEFPGDMELLETWHLGLASSRTRPDLELELGVKTPEEGCLLNTTHLPGPEARCAALREEFLAFRRRRDASRTRLPAYRQSVLHSEQATLL, from the exons ATGGCCCGCGGCAGCCCCCAGCCTCATGTGACTTGGAAACTCCGGGGACAGGACCTTGgccagggtcagggtcagggtcaggtgCAA GTGCAGAACGGGACACTGAGGATCCAGCGTGTGGAGAGAGGGAGCTCTGGAGTCTATACCTGCCAAGCCTCCAGCACTGAGGGCAGCGCCACTCACACTACCCAGCTGCTGGTGCTAG GACCTCCTATCATCGTGGTGCCCCCCAAGAACAGCACAGTCAATGCTTCTCAGGGTATTTCCTTGGCCTGCCAGGCTGAGGCATACCCTGCCAACCTCACCTACAGCTGGTTCCAGGACGGCATCAATGTCTTTCACATTAG CCGCCTGCAGTCTCGAGTGAGGATCCTGGTGGATGGGAGCCTGCGGCTGCAGGCCACCCAGCCTGACGATGCTGGCCGCTACACCTGTGTGCCCAGCAATGGCCTCCAGCACCCACCCTCAGCCTCTGCCTACCTCACTGTGCTCT ACCCAGCACAAGTGACAGCCATGCCTCCTGAGACCCCCCTGCCCATTGGCATGCAGGGGATAATCCGGTGCCCAGTTCGTGCCAGTCCTCCCGTGCTGTTTGTCAGATGGACTAAAGATGGGCAGGCCCTGCAGCTGGACAAG TTCCCCGGCTGGTCCCAAGGCCCTGAAGGCTCACTGATCATTGCCCTGGGGAATGAGGATGCCTTGGGAGAATATTCCTGCACCCCCTACAACAGTCTGGGTACTGCTGGCCCCTCCTCCTTGACCCGGGTGCTGCTCAAG AGATGGAAGAGAGGCTGTGAGAGAGGCCCCTCCCAATGCAGATATGGCCTGCAGGCTCCCCCAGCTTTTATAGACCGGCCCAAGGAAGAGTATTTCCAAGAAGTAGGGAGGGAGCTACTCATCCCCTGCTCCGCCCAAGGAGACCCTCCTCCGACTGTCTCATGGGCCAAG GTGGGCCGGGGGCTTCGGGGCCAGGCCCATGTGGACAGTAACAGCAGCCTCATCCTGCGACCATTAACCAAGGAGGCCCACGGACGTTGGGAATGCAGTGCCAGCAATATTGTAGCCCGAGTGGTCATCTCTACTAATGTCTACGTGCTGG gcaCCAGCCCCCATGTTGTCACCAATGTGTCTGTGGTGCCTTTGCCCAAAGGTGCCAATGTCTCCTGGGAGCCTGGCTTTGATGGCGGCTATCTGCAGAGATTCAGTGTGTGGTATACCCCACT AGCCAAGCGTCCTGACCGAGCCCACCACGACTGGGTGTCCCTGGCCGTGCCCATGGGGGCTACACACCTCCTAGTGCCAGGGCTGCAGCCCTACGTTCAATACCAGTTCAGTGTCCTCGCTCAGAACAAGCTGGGGAGTGGACCCTTCAGTGAGATCGTCTTGTCTATGCCAGAAG GGCTTCCCACTACACCAGCGATGCCCAGACTTCCCTCAACAGAGAATCCATCTCCTCTGTCCCCTCCCCGAGGCCTGGTGGCAGTGAGGACACCCCGGGGTGTATTCCTGCATTGGGAGCCCCCAGAACTGGTCCCTAAAAAACTAGATGGCTACATCCTGGAAGGCCGGCAAGGCTCCGAGGCCTGGGAGGTGTTAGACCCGGCTGTGGCAGGCACAGAAATGCAGCTGCTGGTGCCAGGCCTCATCAAG GACGTACTGTATGAGTTCCGCCTCTTGGCTTTTGCTGGTAATTGTGTCAGTGATCCCAGCAACGCAGCCAACGTCTCCACTTCCG GCCTGGAAGTGTACCCCTCGCGCACACAGCTGCCAGGCCTCCTGCCCCAGCCGGTGTTGGCTGGCGTCGTGGGCGGGGTCTGCTTCTTGGGCGTGGCTGTCCTCGTGAGCATCCTGGCTGCCTGTCTCATGAATAGGCGCCGGGCTGCCCGCCGCCGACGCAAACGACTTCGCCAGG ACCCGCCACTGATCTTCTCCTCGCCCAGGAAGACGGCCCCACA CTCTGCCCCGGGCTCCAGCAGCCCAGACAGTGTGACCAAGCTGAAACTCCAGGACTCCCCAGTCCCCAGCCTGCGCCAGAGTCTGCTTTGCGGGGAGCCTGTCCGGCCCCCCAGTCCTCATccagatcttccacctggtcggGGACCCTTACCCCTGGAGCCCATTTGCCGGGGTCCAGATGGGCGTTTTGTGATGGGACCCACTGTGGCGGCTCCTCCAGAAAGGTCAGGCCCAGAGCAGGCCGAACCTCGGATCTCAGGCAAACGGCTGGCCCAGTCCTTTGACTGTAGCAGCAGCAGCCCCACGGGAGCGCCACAGCCCCTCCGCATTGCAGACGTCAGTCCTGTGGGACCTCCTCCGGCAGCCCCACCCAGCCCTCTGCAAGGCCCAGCGCCCCTGCTCCAGTACCTGAGCCTGCCCTTCTTCCGGGAGATGAATGTTGACGGGGACTGGCCACCCCTTGAGGAACGCAGCCCTGCTTCACCCCCAGATTACATGGACACTCGGCCCTACCCCATGTCATCCTTTCTTCGACCCCCCGACTCCTCTTCTGCATCCCTCAAGGCAGCGCTTCCTGGGGCTGTGATGGGGGTCGGGACCACCTCAGAGCCCCCTTATACGGCCCTGGCTGACTGGACTCTGAAGGAGCGCTTGTTGCCAGGCCTTCTCCCTGCTGCCCCCCGGGGCAGCCTCACCAGCCAGAGCAGCGGACGGGGCAGTGCTTCCTTCCTGAGGCCCCCATCCACAGCCCCCTCTGCAGGGGGCAGCTACCTCAGCCCAGCTCCCGGAGACACCAGCAGCTGGGCCAGTGGCCCCGAGAGGTGGCCCCGAAGGGAGCATGTGTTGACAGTGAGCAAGAG GAGAAACACATCTGTGGATGAGAACTATGAATGGGACTCCGAATTCCCTGGGGACATGGAGTTGTTGGAGACTTGGCACCTGGGCTTGGCTAGCTCTCGGACCCGACCTGACCTCGAGCTAGAGCTAG GTGTGAAGACCCCAGAGGAGGGCTGCCTCCTGAACACCACCCATCTTCCTGGCCCTGAGGCCCGCTGTGCTGCCCTTCGGGAGGAGTTCCTAGCCTTCCGCCGACGCAGGGATGCCAGCAGGACCCGGCTCCCAGCCTATCGACAGTCAGTACTCCACTCTGAACAGGCCACTCTGCTGTGA